From one Gracilimonas sp. genomic stretch:
- the umuD gene encoding translesion error-prone DNA polymerase V autoproteolytic subunit, with protein sequence MEGLKIYQGGSSKKQRNEVRLSQKAETGFVSPAADHLQKPLDLEELIVHRPAATFYVRAEGNAMQASGVQDGDILVVDRSVHPSDNNIVIAAIEDEPVIRRLVKRGSRLFLISDDSRFEPITIHPDTNWMIWGVVTYVIHRYEI encoded by the coding sequence ATGGAGGGACTTAAAATTTATCAGGGAGGATCGTCCAAAAAGCAGCGAAATGAGGTGAGGCTTTCTCAAAAAGCGGAAACCGGTTTCGTTTCTCCAGCCGCGGATCATCTCCAAAAACCGCTGGATCTGGAAGAGCTGATTGTACATCGGCCCGCCGCTACATTTTATGTGCGCGCTGAAGGAAATGCGATGCAGGCATCCGGGGTACAGGATGGGGACATTCTTGTAGTAGACCGCTCTGTACACCCTTCAGATAATAATATTGTGATAGCCGCGATCGAAGATGAGCCCGTGATTAGGAGGCTGGTTAAGAGAGGGTCGCGGCTATTTTTGATTTCAGATGATTCCCGTTTTGAACCCATTACCATTCATCCCGATACTAACTGGATGATCTGGGGTGTGGTTACCTATGTTATTCACCGGTATGAAATATGA
- a CDS encoding Y-family DNA polymerase has translation MILNLENFNNRSSIAYAMIDCNNFYASCERVFNPALEGKPIVILSNNDGCVIARSEEAKALDIPMGAPEFKYRKMFRENKVVIRSSNYPLYGDMSNRVMETLRHLTHDIEVYSIDEAFAEVSTNTYSNLEEYGRYIKEIIYQWTGLPVSVGIAPSKTLAKIANETAKRNINCNGVLSLCNNPGVDHILKNMPLQKVWGIGHGLTVRLNHFEIKTAYDLKQKVDHKRWVRKHLNVTGLRTVLELNGLPCMKLSDALDSRKGILTSRMFGKPLYDLEPIQEAVATYISRAGEKLRAQKSVASCMHVTLIGDKYDNLKGKYKYSGGHFFQVPTAHTPTMILAGQAIARSIFKADTKYKKAAVMLTGIVPNSEVQMDLFDPELYTQKQFRLMDCLDQINTRHGRNTAAFAATGQHRKNSEEAPWRMNQNFLSKRYTTEWKDIMTAKTK, from the coding sequence ATGATTCTTAATCTGGAAAATTTTAATAATCGCAGTTCCATTGCATATGCAATGATTGACTGTAACAACTTCTATGCTTCTTGCGAGCGTGTGTTTAATCCGGCACTGGAGGGAAAACCTATTGTAATCCTGTCTAACAATGATGGGTGCGTCATTGCTCGTTCAGAAGAAGCTAAGGCTCTGGATATTCCTATGGGCGCACCGGAATTTAAGTATCGGAAAATGTTCAGGGAGAATAAGGTTGTGATTCGGTCTTCCAATTACCCGCTATATGGAGATATGTCGAATCGGGTAATGGAGACACTGCGACATCTAACTCACGACATTGAGGTGTATAGTATTGATGAAGCTTTCGCTGAAGTTTCTACCAACACCTATTCCAATTTGGAAGAATATGGGCGATACATTAAAGAGATCATTTATCAGTGGACAGGGCTTCCGGTTTCTGTAGGAATAGCACCAAGTAAAACATTAGCTAAAATTGCCAATGAAACTGCTAAAAGGAACATTAACTGCAATGGTGTTCTAAGCTTATGCAATAACCCTGGGGTAGATCACATTCTGAAAAACATGCCTTTGCAGAAAGTATGGGGAATTGGTCACGGGCTTACCGTTCGGCTCAACCATTTTGAAATAAAGACAGCTTATGACCTGAAGCAAAAAGTTGATCATAAACGATGGGTTCGTAAACACCTGAATGTAACTGGCCTGCGAACTGTATTGGAACTGAACGGACTCCCCTGTATGAAACTCAGTGATGCCCTCGATTCCCGTAAGGGCATCCTTACCTCCCGCATGTTTGGCAAACCACTTTATGATCTCGAGCCTATTCAGGAGGCTGTAGCTACATATATCAGTCGCGCCGGGGAAAAACTGCGCGCCCAAAAAAGTGTAGCTTCCTGTATGCATGTCACTCTGATTGGCGACAAATACGACAATCTGAAGGGCAAGTATAAATATAGTGGAGGCCATTTTTTTCAAGTTCCAACCGCTCATACACCTACAATGATCCTGGCTGGACAAGCAATAGCACGATCCATTTTCAAGGCAGATACCAAGTATAAAAAAGCAGCCGTTATGTTGACAGGAATTGTCCCAAATAGCGAAGTACAAATGGATTTATTTGATCCCGAACTGTATACTCAAAAACAATTTCGCTTAATGGATTGCCTCGACCAGATTAATACACGCCATGGCAGGAATACTGCTGCATTTGCAGCCACGGGTCAACACCGGAAGAATAGTGAAGAAGCTCCCTGGAGGATGAATCAAAACTTTCTAAGTAAACGCTATACGACAGAATGGAAGGATATTATGACAGCTAAAACGAAGTAA